The nucleotide window GGCGATGGCCGCACGCATGCCGCTGTCGGTGCACATGAACCCGGTGCTCTTGAAGCCCGAGACGGATGTCGGGGCGCAGGTCATCGTGCAGGGCCGGCGCGCGGGAACGATGCGCGCGCGCGAATATGGAAGCCGCAAGGCCGAGCTCCTGCCGAAGGTGCTGGAGAGTTTCGACCGGCTCAGTGAGGGCGCGGACCTGGTGCTGGTGGAAGGGGCGGGCAGTCCGGCGGAGATCAACCTGCGCGCCGGCGACATCGCCAATATGGGCTTTGCCGAGGCGGTGGATATCCCCGTCGCCCTGTGCGGCGACATCGACCGCGGCGGCGTGATCGCCAGCCTCGTCGGCACCCATGCGATCCTGCCCGAGGCGGAGCGGAGCCGCATCAAGGCCTTTCTCGTCAACCGCTTCCGCGGCGATGTGTCCCTGTTCGACGAGGGCGTGCGGGAGATCGCCGCGCGCACCGGCTGGCGCCCGCTCGGCGTGGTGCCGTGGTTTGCCGATGCCCACCGCCTGCCGGCGGAGGATGCGCTGGCGCTGGAGGAAAGCGACGGCGACGGCTCGGTGAAGATCGCCGTGCCGGTGATCAGCCGCATCGCCAATTTCGACGATCTCGATCCGCTGCGGCTGGAGCCGGGTGTGACGCTGGAGCTGGTCGGGCCGGGCCGGCCGCTGCCGGGGGATGCGGATCTCGTGCTGCTGCCCGGCTCCAAGTCGACGGTCGGGGATCTCGCCTTCTTCCGCGCGCAGGGCTGGGACATCGATCTTGCCGCCCATGTGCGGCGCGGCGGCCGCGTCATGGGCGTGTGCGGCGGCTACCAGATGCTCGGGCGCACCATCTCTGACCCCGACGGCATCGAGGGAACGCCCGGCACCGTCGACGGGCTTGGCCTGCTCGACGTCGACACCGTGCTGACGGCGGACAAGCGCCTTGTCGAGGTGACGGGCCGCCATGCGGCGAGCGGGGCGGCGCTTGCCGGCTACGAGATCCATATCGGCCGCACGCAAGGAGCCGACACCGCACGTCCCTTCGCGCTGCTGGGCGAGGGCGGCGAGCCGGACGGCGCGGTCTCGGCGAACGGGCGCATCGCCGGCACCTATGTGCACGGGCTGTTTGCATCGGACACGTTCCGCGCCGGTCTGCTGGTGGAACTGGGCAGCGGCTCAACCCGCGCCTACGAGGGCGAGATCGACCGCACGCTCGATGCGCTGGCCGCGCATCTGGAAGCCTCGCTCGACATCGAGGCGCTGCTGGAGATCGCCCGCGCGCGGTGACCTTACCCGCCGGTGCGCCGCCATATCAGCAGCTGGTTGTTCGCTGGCATCGCAAGGTCGTCCAGCAGGGTCAGCCCCTGCGCTTGCGCCAACTCGTCAAGCGCCTCGAAATCCCGAATGCCGCTCAGCGGGTCGCGCGCCCGCAATTGCGCGTCGAATTCGGCGTTGCTCCTGGTGGTGAAGGAGCCGCCATATTTCATTGGCCCGTAGACGCAGCACAGGCCGCCGGGTGCCAGCACCTCGCCGACGCGGGCGAAGAACTGCCCGACATGCGCGAAGGACATGATGTGCAGCGTGTTGGCCGTGAAGATCGCGTCGAAGGCATCGGGCGCCTCTGCCGCCGGCAGCGGCCAGGGCGGGGCGGCGACGTCGAGGGCAAGCGGCGGCGGCGTGCGGGCCGTTCCCTCGGCCTCCAGTCGCGCCGCAACCCCGAGGGCGGCGCCGGGCAACTCGCTGCACTGCCAGACGAGCTGCGGCAGGGCCGCGGTCATGTGCACCGCGTGCTGGCCGGTGCCGCTGCCGATCTCCAGCACGCGCCGGCAATGCGCGAGATGGGGACGGAGCCCCGCGAGGATTGCGTCCTTGTTGCGCTCGGCGGAGGGGGCGAAGGGAAGCATTGCGGACCTCACAGGAACAGCGGGACGAGCGCGATGGCCGCCACCGCGACGGCCTGCAGCACCATCGCCTGGCGGAACACCTTCAGCGCCCTCGAAATATCGCCGGCACTGGCCTCGCGCCGGCCGCCTTCGTTCATGAACGGATCGTCGACCGTGTAGCCGGGATAGGCGCGCGGACCGGCCAGCGCCAGCCCCAGAACGGCGGCCATCGCCGCTTCCGGCCAGCCGGCATTGGGCGAGCGGTGCTTGGGCGCATCCCGCCGCATCACGGCAAGGCTGTCGCGGATCGTACGGCCGTTCAGCGGAGCGGTGAGCGCCATGGCGAGACCGCACAGGCGCGCGGCCGGCCAGTTCACCAGATCGTCGAAGCGGGCCGAGGCCCAGCCGAAGGCCTCGTGACGCTCGGTTCGGTGGCCGATCATCGAATCCGCCGTGTTCACCGCCTTGTAGGCGATCAGCCCCGGCAGGCCGAGCAGCAGGAACCAGAAGGCCGGCGCGGTCACCCCGTCGGCGGCGTTCTCGGCGCAGGATTCGATGGCGGCGCGGGAAACGCCCGCCTCGTCGAGCTGCTGCGGATCACGGCCGACGATCATCGCCACCGCCCGCCGTCCGCCGGCAAGCCCGTCCTCCAGCAGGCCGTCGCGCACCGCCGCCACATGCTCATAAAGGCTCTTCTGGGCGATGAAGATCGCCGCGATCACGGCGATACCGACCTCGCCGAAGGGGATCGCGCGCAGGATCGCCTCCAGCAGCGCGCCGACCAGCAGCGAGCAGGCGACAAGGCTGGCGAGAAACAGCGTGCCGTAGAGCTTGCGCGCACGCGGCGAGGCGGCGGAGTCGTTGAAGTCCTGGTCGGCGATCTCGATCACCTTGCCGAACAGCACGACCGGATGCGGCACCGTGCCCCACAGCCAGCGCGGGTCGCCGATCAGCGCATCGAGCACCAATGCCAGCAGCAGCAGGAAGGCGGTGTCGGCAAAGAGCAGCATGGCCCTAGCGTCCCGATGCTGCGCCGCTGTCGGCCATGGCGCCCTGCAGCGCGGCCTCCAGTCGGGCCAGTCCTTCGCGTCCGCCGGGCAGGCCGATGCGCAGCCAGGTCGGGGCGTAGTCGAAGATGCGGGTCCAGATCCGCTGGCGGGCGAGCGCCTCGTGCAGGCCGGCGGCGTTGCGCGTGCCCGCCAGCACGAAGAGCGGCGTGCCGCCGAAGACGGAAAGCCCGTGCATCTGCAAGGACATCGTCAGGTCGGTGACCTCGTCCGCAAGCCGTGCCAT belongs to Stappia indica and includes:
- a CDS encoding cobyric acid synthase; the encoded protein is MAAGRRIPALMIQGTGSNVGKSLVVAGLCRLFADRGLKVRPFKPQNMSNNAAVTSDGGEIGRAQALQAMAARMPLSVHMNPVLLKPETDVGAQVIVQGRRAGTMRAREYGSRKAELLPKVLESFDRLSEGADLVLVEGAGSPAEINLRAGDIANMGFAEAVDIPVALCGDIDRGGVIASLVGTHAILPEAERSRIKAFLVNRFRGDVSLFDEGVREIAARTGWRPLGVVPWFADAHRLPAEDALALEESDGDGSVKIAVPVISRIANFDDLDPLRLEPGVTLELVGPGRPLPGDADLVLLPGSKSTVGDLAFFRAQGWDIDLAAHVRRGGRVMGVCGGYQMLGRTISDPDGIEGTPGTVDGLGLLDVDTVLTADKRLVEVTGRHAASGAALAGYEIHIGRTQGADTARPFALLGEGGEPDGAVSANGRIAGTYVHGLFASDTFRAGLLVELGSGSTRAYEGEIDRTLDALAAHLEASLDIEALLEIARAR
- a CDS encoding DUF938 domain-containing protein, with product MLPFAPSAERNKDAILAGLRPHLAHCRRVLEIGSGTGQHAVHMTAALPQLVWQCSELPGAALGVAARLEAEGTARTPPPLALDVAAPPWPLPAAEAPDAFDAIFTANTLHIMSFAHVGQFFARVGEVLAPGGLCCVYGPMKYGGSFTTRSNAEFDAQLRARDPLSGIRDFEALDELAQAQGLTLLDDLAMPANNQLLIWRRTGG
- the cbiB gene encoding adenosylcobinamide-phosphate synthase CbiB, whose amino-acid sequence is MLLFADTAFLLLLALVLDALIGDPRWLWGTVPHPVVLFGKVIEIADQDFNDSAASPRARKLYGTLFLASLVACSLLVGALLEAILRAIPFGEVGIAVIAAIFIAQKSLYEHVAAVRDGLLEDGLAGGRRAVAMIVGRDPQQLDEAGVSRAAIESCAENAADGVTAPAFWFLLLGLPGLIAYKAVNTADSMIGHRTERHEAFGWASARFDDLVNWPAARLCGLAMALTAPLNGRTIRDSLAVMRRDAPKHRSPNAGWPEAAMAAVLGLALAGPRAYPGYTVDDPFMNEGGRREASAGDISRALKVFRQAMVLQAVAVAAIALVPLFL